One window from the genome of Garra rufa chromosome 1, GarRuf1.0, whole genome shotgun sequence encodes:
- the LOC141328883 gene encoding von Willebrand factor C domain-containing protein 2-like, with amino-acid sequence MRSLVLCISFALQCFVLESASEYSSKSELEYEFGDYRGKFCIDDQGFVYSIGEVYYPSSTACPCTCTEDGPVCVRPKCPRIHPRCTRIKYKSCCPVCEAVSKVCVYGGKTYRMLEEFRLSPCERCRCEVNREVYCTVSGCPALHCVNPEYEPNHCCPVCKSGPNCFAGNRVISAGERVEIDERTVCFCTYRDGTWQTHLHATCEERQRADNEATDSDNTSKQMEEQEMETETEKEKEKERVFLPRLDAIP; translated from the exons ATGCGATCTCTCGTCCTTTGCATCTCGTTTGCACTCCAGTGCTTTGTTCTCGAAAGCGCCTCAGAGTATTCGTCCAAATCCGAGCTGGAGTACGAATTCGGTGATTATCGTGGCAAGTTCTGTATCGACGATCAAGGTTTTGTTTATAGCATCGGAGAGGTTTATTACCCGAGCTCCACAGCGTGTCCCTGCACCTGCACAGAGGATGGACCGGTGTGTGTCAGACCGAAGTGCCCGCGGATACACCCGCGATGTACGCGCATCAAATACAAGTCCTGCTGTCCCGTGTGCGAAGCCGTCAGTAAAGTTTGTGTATACGGGGGCAAAACTTACAGAATGCTGGAGGAATTTAGG TTGTCACCCTGTGAGCGTTGCCGGTGTGAAGTCAACAGAGAAGTTTACTGCACCGTATCTGGCTGCCCTGCCTTACATTGTGTGAATCCTGAATACGAACCCAACCATTGTTGTCCTGTGTGCAAAAGTG GGCCAAACTGCTTTGCCGGAAATCGCGTGATCTCAGCTGGAGAGCGTGTTGAGATTGATGAGCGGACGGTGTGTTTTTGCACCTACCGGGATGGAACGTGGCAGACGCACCTTCACGCTACCTGTGAGGAGCGCCAACGAGCAGACAATGAAGCCACTGACTCCGACAATACATCTAAACAGATGGAGGAACAGGAGATGGAGacggagacagagaaagagaaagagaaagagagagtgttCTTGCCAAGGCTCGATGCCATCCCGTGA